One Nicotiana tomentosiformis chromosome 4, ASM39032v3, whole genome shotgun sequence genomic window carries:
- the LOC104111309 gene encoding uncharacterized protein isoform X2, with protein MLETVDSSVHVNNNVFSTAQLQQSCGGGGGGGGGDSSEEELSVLPRHTKVIVTGNNRTKSVLVGLQGVVKKAVGLGGWHWLVLTNGIEVKLQRNALSVLEPPTGNEDDDDLEFENVHWNGSDMASDDTQKSHRPRHRVHKSSGSHKAMSRSLSCDSQSKGSISTPRGSMVDLSKLEMAALWRYWRHFNLREAIPNPSKEQLIDVVQKHFTSQQLDELQVIVGFVQAAKRLKTVCK; from the exons ATGCTGGAAACAGTAGACAGTTCAGTGCATGTTAATAACAATGTGTTTAGTACTGCTCAGTTACAACAAAGCTGCGGTGGCGGTGGCGGTGGCGGAGGAGGAGATAGCAGTGAAGAGGAATTAAGTGTATTACCAAGACATACAAAGGTTATAGTAACAGGGAATAATAGGACTAAGTCTGTATTAGTTGGTCTTCAGGGTGTTGTTAAGAAAGCTGTTGGTCTTGGTGGTTGGCATTGGCTG GTTCTTACAAATGGCATAGAGGTAAAACTACAAAGGAATGCTTTAAGTGTGCTTGAACCTCCTACTGGTAATGAGGATGATGATGACCTCGAATTTGAAAATGTCCACTGGAATGGTTCAGATATGG CATCCGATGATACTCAAAAGTCTCATAGACCAAGGCACCGCGTACATAAATCGTCTGGTTCCCACAAGGCCATGAGCCGCTCCCTTTCATGTGACTCGCAATCGAAAGGATCTATTTCTACACCTCGTGGGTCCATG GTTGACCTAAGCAAACTCGAGATGGCTGCACTGTGGAGATATTGGCGACACTTTAACCTT AGGGAAGCTATACCTAACCCCTCGAAGGAGCAACTAATTGATGTTGTCCAGAAGCATTTCACATCGCAG CAATTGGACGAGTTGCAGGTAATTGTGGGATTTGTTCAAGCTGCCAAGAGACTCAAGACAGTCTGCAAATGA
- the LOC104111309 gene encoding uncharacterized protein isoform X1, whose protein sequence is MLETVDSSVHVNNNVFSTAQLQQSCGGGGGGGGGDSSEEELSVLPRHTKVIVTGNNRTKSVLVGLQGVVKKAVGLGGWHWLVLTNGIEVKLQRNALSVLEPPTGNEDDDDLEFENVHWNGSDMASDDTQKSHRPRHRVHKSSGSHKAMSRSLSCDSQSKGSISTPRGSMKVDLSKLEMAALWRYWRHFNLREAIPNPSKEQLIDVVQKHFTSQQLDELQVIVGFVQAAKRLKTVCK, encoded by the exons ATGCTGGAAACAGTAGACAGTTCAGTGCATGTTAATAACAATGTGTTTAGTACTGCTCAGTTACAACAAAGCTGCGGTGGCGGTGGCGGTGGCGGAGGAGGAGATAGCAGTGAAGAGGAATTAAGTGTATTACCAAGACATACAAAGGTTATAGTAACAGGGAATAATAGGACTAAGTCTGTATTAGTTGGTCTTCAGGGTGTTGTTAAGAAAGCTGTTGGTCTTGGTGGTTGGCATTGGCTG GTTCTTACAAATGGCATAGAGGTAAAACTACAAAGGAATGCTTTAAGTGTGCTTGAACCTCCTACTGGTAATGAGGATGATGATGACCTCGAATTTGAAAATGTCCACTGGAATGGTTCAGATATGG CATCCGATGATACTCAAAAGTCTCATAGACCAAGGCACCGCGTACATAAATCGTCTGGTTCCCACAAGGCCATGAGCCGCTCCCTTTCATGTGACTCGCAATCGAAAGGATCTATTTCTACACCTCGTGGGTCCATG AAGGTTGACCTAAGCAAACTCGAGATGGCTGCACTGTGGAGATATTGGCGACACTTTAACCTT AGGGAAGCTATACCTAACCCCTCGAAGGAGCAACTAATTGATGTTGTCCAGAAGCATTTCACATCGCAG CAATTGGACGAGTTGCAGGTAATTGTGGGATTTGTTCAAGCTGCCAAGAGACTCAAGACAGTCTGCAAATGA